Below is a genomic region from Vitis riparia cultivar Riparia Gloire de Montpellier isolate 1030 chromosome 16, EGFV_Vit.rip_1.0, whole genome shotgun sequence.
AATGTTCCCAATCATCCCGCTCGTATTTCATACTGACAGTCAATgctattgaaaaataaattaatatttactccttcaataaatcaaatattaatataataataatatatatatatatattccaataagtataaaaatatcatttttctgtTACATATAATAGTATCCTATCACATCATATCTTAGTCAGCTAAATACAACAGGATGAGAAGCCATGCTGCCTCTTCTCTGCCTCATATACGTTATCTAGTTCTTCCACTAGAATCCAAAGTGGAATCAGTAAAAGCACACAATGAAACAAGTGTCTGTTCTTCCTTGAAAAAAGCAATGAATATAACACCAATTAAGAGGTcattcaagaactgttttcttaAAAGAGTAAAGAAATTTTCCAGGACGATTAAAGAAGCCTAAATTTTCTGATTTGTTGGAGGCAGAGCTCATACTTTAATCTAATAAAATGCAATGAGATTCATGAAATTTCATGGAAATTAACTTAATGAATCCTTGTTGAAAAGTCTCAAGTCAATCCAACACTAATGTAATCAAAGAATGAAATGCCGTGGAAAAGGATCCCATTTGATTTTGATGGATTCTTAGGAAATGCATGGGTTATTTCCTCAGCTTCCTTGTTGAAATTTATGGCGTCCTTGTTGAAAAGTCGAACTCAATGATAGCAATGTAGAAGAGGGAACCGTAAAGGAAGTTCAGAAGGGTAATGGGAAATCATTTAATAACATTGAATTTTAAAGTAATGgaataatttcttttcatttcctttttctctttcacaTATCTTAAAAGGATATGAGCAACAAGCAAAGCTTAAGTCTATTAAAAAGGTAAATGTATACATAGGACAAATGCCTTATTCTATGAAGTCATGAACAAGTTATGATTtaattaaaacatgaaatagAAATTTCCACATCCTGCCTAGAAACTTGTTACCCCATAAAAATTATAGGCCCCACAAGTTGATTAAGGTGATGAttgaaattactaaaaatattttttggaaaaataaattttgtcatGATTTTATGGTTATCTTATATTCTACTTAAGATCAACCTAGATGAAATTATATTAAGTAATGAGCCTATGATCCTTCACTGAAACCTTTGACCTGTTAAGGCAATACTTAAAGCAAAATCTAAACCCAAAGCTACAAATCGAAATTAGATTTTGGATAACCTTATATTAATTAACTAAAGACATCATTTTCCATATTGGAAAATATAAGAGATACCAAGTTAGGTTACACTAGAAATGTAAAAGCAAATTCCGCAAAGACAGAATATCAATTGAAacttagaagaaaaaagaattgtttaaaaatcacttaatctaaattattttaattactcTCTAAAGGTGGGCACATAGAGAAAGATATacaattacaaataaaaaagggtCTCTCAAGGCTCCAAGTTGTAGTCCCTTACCTAAAAAATGATACAAGCATGAGTTGCTTTCCTCATTCACCCAATGGGGATCAATAGGCTAAACTAGTCAAGTTTGAGAGGTTGAGTGGCAATAATCACTATAAAAAAGAGACGATAAGATTATTCATATCCCAATGACTAAGAAATTCATTGATTGATACCTAATACTTCATGGAGAAAGTTGTCTAGATAAGATAGATACCGTTAAACTAGCTTGGagcttcaaaaattcaaaaaaattagttatattaTATACTAATGCCTAatataagctttttttttttttcattatcatttttttactcTTGAAATTTCAGACTTGATCTTAATTCATCTTTGTGTTCACTCATGAGATCAAATTTAGTTGTGCTAGGTTTCTTGAGAAAGACTTTTGTAGGGGCTTGAAGTGAAATTCCACCTCCGATCCCCATTGGTTCAATCAATTAGTAACAACAAAATATAACCAATTTCACAATGTAACCAATTTGGAGCAATTTAACCTTTTGAAATGATTTATCAAGAAATAATTGATAAacttatattgtttatttgctTACAATCCACCCTTTCGGTTAAATTCTAGTATGTCCTAGGAGCTTGTTGGACGTATCAAACAACAACATGACATGTTAAATTACATTAAGCAATATACCTTCAATTCCcttataaaaagttattttataagggAATTGAAGGTTAAATTCTAGTCTGTCCTAGGAGCTTGTTGGACGTATCAAACAACAACATGACAGGTTAAATTACATTAAGCAATAAACCTTCAATTCCcttataaaaagttatttagGAGATGGAACAAGAGAGATCCCTACACACCTAGCAGCAGCTAGCAAAGATaaattgaagaagatgaagatggtcCTTAGTTTTATGTTAGTTGTTACTCCAGACACATAAGGGCAGGAAAAGAATTTGGTGTATACAGAAGTCCAACACCTATAAGCACACAAACCTAGCTATAAAGAGTTTGAAGTGGTTGATTTCCAGTATGTGAATGCTAAAGTTGATCTTcaatattcatgaaattgaacaaaaaatgaAGCACATACTGGTTCCTGTGGGCTAATTAGTAGTAATTGATGAAAGCATGCATCATCCGGGTCATAGGGGCTTTTTTAATATGCTCTTTATGACAGATCATATCTGGGTATGATAAttgtatatttttctttgaacgCTTGGTTTTGTAGCAAGTAAAATAATCAAGAACATGTGCCTTTAATAGCTTTTCCTCAGAGTTCAAAAGGTTCTTAACTACAAGAGCTAAGGTGATGCAAGGAAAAAATATCGATCACTAGAGATCCATATCTTTTCAAAACTAATGTAATTTGAACTGAATATAAACTATTGTACAAACATTCATCTGATAACAATAGTGAACAAACAGAAGATGTTACATTGATGAACAATTACATTATGATCACTATCTAGATCATACAAGCATGATAGTAAAAAGAATAACTTTTCATCCTATTCTGAGATAATTGTCAACTCTTGTTGAAGAGATTTTTTGCGCCTTCTGATGTTTCCTCCTGTTGAACCTATAGAGGCAAAAGGATTGGGAGGTATTGTTAaattttctccttctctttccaACATTTGAACCACAACTTTCATGGAAGGACGATCAATTGGATACCATTGTATGCACCAAAGTCCCACAATTGTTAGTTTCTTTGCTATTTTAATGTCTCCTTCTTCCTCAATTCGAATATGCACATCTTCCCCTTGATCTAACTGATTATAAACCCATTCAGGAAAGTATACTTGGTTAGTCTCCATTGTAACATCAATATTCTTCCTTCCTCCTACCATTTCAAGTAATAGcattccaaaactataaacatctgACTTATAAGACGCATTCCCAAAGTTTCTAGATAATACTTCTGGTGCAATGTACCCCATGGTCCCTCTTGCTACGGTCATTGAAACTGCACTTTGATCCTTGGAACACAATTTCGCCAAACCAAAGTCGGATATCTTAGGATTAAAGTTTTCGTCAAGCAAAATATTATGaggtttgatatcaaaatggagAATCCTTTGATCACAACCTTGATGAAGATACTCAATTCCTTTGGCTATGCCTATAGCAATGTCTTGAAGTTTCTCCCAACCAAGTGAATAGGCCTTAACAGATGTTGAAAAGATGAACTTCTCCAAAGACTCATTTGGTAAGAACTCATAAATTAAAGCTCGCTTAACTCCATCAGCACAAAATCCAACCAAACGAACTACATTGACATGATGAATTCTACCTATCGTTCCCACTTCATTAATGAACtcttctccatttcctttggaATCGTTAAGGATCTTTATTGCGACAAGAACTTCATTAGAAAGCTTTCCTTTGTACACGGTTCCATAACCTCCTTGACCCAATTTATCCTTGAAGTGATTTGTAAGCTTCTTAATATCATTGTATGAGTATCTTGAAGGTTTGAGAGCTTTGTAATCTTCCAAAAACTTTTCGATTCTCACAATATTCTCTCTTTTAGATTCATTTGATCTATACACACGATGAAGTATGATGATTACAAACACGAGAACAAAGAAACCAAGGATTACACCTGTGTATGTGAAAAacgaaaatatttttaagtacaTGTAGGAAGAATCAAATTAAGagtattttttctcttctaagtTCTTAATTGAAAGCAAAGTATAGATGAGTAGAAAATCACCTGCAATcagtattttttcttttacacctgtgaaaaaaattaataaagtcaTTAGCTTGTTAAActtcttaattaaattaacaaaGTCATGATCTATTACAATATGCCATGGAATATCCCCTTGGGCTTGTTAGGATTTTTTGTTGCTTTATAGTTAGAAAAATAATGTATTCCTCAAATCCTAGGtcaagaaaataagaataaaaatataagtttgaGTCTCAATTCTAGCTTCACTATTTCCTCAATTATGCTTAGGCAGTATGCAACCATAAAATGGACTCAAAGAGTTTCTgcattttatataaaacttaaaaccattttcggtttttaaaaatgaaaacaagtgTATGCAAACGGATCCTAAAACgctatattttctttctcccttctatcattttcttaatgaCTTCTATCAGAATTTACATATGTGTAACACAATGATCAATAGGAACATAACCCCTAAAATAAGTACTATTTCAGAGTAAAGCACGAAGGAAAAGAAGATTAGAGTCTAGAACAGTACCTTTTACTTGTTTAGGAATGCATTCAGTTTCAGGTCCCTTGCTATTGCTCTTTAGTCTGCATTTCTGACCCGCTTTTTCACAATTTCCGCATATCGATTCAGACcaagttaaagaaaattttttcccATCAACTATACCATCAGAGAGTGAAAGGTTGTAAAGCTTGTGGCAAGAGGATAGATCCAACCAATCGAGTTGCATGAATGAACGAACAGCATAAACTGGGTTTTCGTGGAGAAATCTAGATCTGCAAGGGATTAACGTAAATGGAAATTCATACTCTCTTGTATCTGAGGAACAACTGAAGAAAGTGAAGTCGTCTGTCCAGCTTTCGAAGATGGAAGAGTCAACTTTGAACTGGAAGGGAGAGGCAGATAAAGTAAGGTTTTGAAGCTGTCTTTGAAGGCAAAAATCCGGGTCATGGACGACAATCTCCCGagatttgtaatttattttatccacTGAGAGCTTAACTGAATATGGCAGCTCCAGTATGGTCTGCTTCTTTTCTGTGCAAGAGATCTCAAACCCGAGATATCCACAGTGGTATGGCTGATCTTTTCGCCGGAACGGGAACTTAATGGCTGGACCGTGGGGACTGCAACTTGGTACCTTGCACTCATCTTGGTTAGCTCCAATCTCTGCAGATAATCTCaggaataagaaaaataaaggaaggaCCATTTTCAAGCAACTGTTTATGATCATCTCTAAAATTTTTCCACTGCTTATCTGGCCTTTTTGTATCAATTAGCTCTGTGACTTCAAATATAAGAGATGAAAAGGAGAAATGATACTGTGCTACTAGCTTGACTTATTTTCACACGGTAAGCTTCCTTGATATTTCCTCATACCTCCAATTATTTGCTTATTTGACTTGGTCGTAGTTGGAGGCTTATGATGGTGATCCAGCCAATCAAATTTGActggagaaaaataaatcagaaaACATGATTGCGAGTTAATAGAAAAATCAGACATTTAATATGGGTAGTTGATAAAGTCAACaatgaatagaaaaatcaaGTGGCAAGAAAGTTGAACTATGAGCTGGCTTAGCTAATTGGGTTGTAATTTtgtatcttcttcttcttcaacctAGAATGCCCAAAACCAGAGCTGCTCTCTCTCTGTATCTGAACTAATGATGGAGAAAGAATCAAAGGTTGTGGGAGTAGGCCTCATAATACTCCTCCATGTCTGGTTCCTTTCAATTTGTGTTGCTACTGAAACCAAGGCCTGCAGGTCTTCTTGCGGGGATATCCAAATCAGCGATCCTTTTCGATTAGAAGGTGATTCAACTGGCTGCGGTTATCCCGAGTATGAATTGGCTTGTAAAAACAACCGTACCATATTAGATGGGAAATACTATGTCAAGGAGATCAACTACAATAACTACACCATTAGAGTAGTAGTTCTTGGGATAGAGAAGGGAAACTGTTTCTCTACTCCTCTCTATTCCTTGGCACCATATAATTATAGATTTGAATCTGGTTTTGGACACAATACCATAGTTTTGATGAACTGCACCAGGCAAATCAGTGATCAAAACTACATTCCTATTACTCCTTGCAATACAAGTACCAACGGTTCTTCCCCTTCTTCACCATCATACGCTTATGCTCTAGTTGGAAACTCCAAGCAGGTGGGTGATCTTCCCTACTCGTGCACCTTTGGCACTACTGTTATTACTGGTAAATTGCAGGCAGTTTCAGAGCCCCCCATTAGATCAATGTCAGATGTGCAACAAAGCCTTCTTATGGGGGTTGAGCTTTCATTTTTGGGATTCCGCTGCAGAGAATGCGCGAAAGGCCTACTCTGCTATGCAAATATTAGTAACAACACTATACAATGCTTCACATGGCATACCAGAAAATATTGTGAGTTCAGtttttagagaaaacaaaagtcATTGGAAATCCAATTATGCAGTTCTATCGAAAAAATATCTTCAACTAATATGTCTAATTCAGTTGTTTGATCTGATCACGCAGGGCTTAAGTTTTTGAAAGACGACGTACTGGTTCCAGTGGTCTCCTTCTTCAGTAAGGCTTTTGGAGTACCTTAATCatctttcatttttactttttctaaatttgaCTTTCATTTCCATTACTTCttaataataatcataagaTTTAATCCACTCGTATTTTTCTGATTATGTATTTCTCActttgaattttctattttctcttgtCAACAGCCCGTGCATTTTTTCGAAGCCCTTTTACAATCCAAGGTAGCACTTACTAGTTCTAACAATTGATTTTGTTGTAAATATGATACAAGTTTTGTTTAGAGCTTTCATTTAAAGTGAAAGATTGTTTTACATTTGGCATTCTGTGCAAAATTAAATGTGAACTAAAAATTTACGCAGTATATAATAAGGATAAGCAAATGTTGATGCAGGTCTTAAAAATTATCTTGTCCAAAATCTTGGTTCATATGACTCCAGGACTGTTGTAATTGGTAAGGTTGTGCTAGTTCCTTCTATTACCTTCCATGTTTTACAATCAAACTTTTTGTTAATAATACCCCCTTTTATGTCTGTCTTATTTCTAATTGAATTCATGTTTCTCTTATCAGGAGCCTGGTTTCTTCAAAAGACTGGTAAGATTTCCAAGttccaattttcattttcttgtagaATTAACATGATCAGGTTTTTCTTTACAATACTTAGAATTCTTGAATTCTGGATTGTACGCTATGTTTGGTTGTGCCATGCTGGATTTGAATTGAAATTGCAGTTCTTTGAAATTCAGAATTTTACTTTTGCCATGGCTCTGTTTTTTGTGAATTTGGATGTTTtccattgaaaataattaaatccaGTAGGATGAGATATGAAGAAGTCAAAACAGTGAAATTTGAACTAAGGCATCTAACCCCATGGGTTAAATTTTGTGCAACCAAATGGACATAATTTTCTCTCCCATTCAAGCAAATTGTATTTGTAGGATTTGACAACTCAGTGCATGGATGATCATAAATCttttcctaaaatattttgtgtttttcatGTTGATCTATTAGTCATAATAATCATTGGAGGGCGCACTGTGATTGGGATATCTTGCCTGCTTGGTTATTTGATCTACAAGTTTCGAAGAAGACACTTATCCGCAGATGATAATATTGAAGAATTTCTGCGAACTCATCAAAATCTCCAGCCCATCAGGTActcatattcacatttaaagaaGATGACCAACAATTTTAAGAGCAAGTTAGGCCAAGGAGGTTTTGCCTCCGTATACAAAGGAAAACTTCGAAGTGGTCATATTGTAGCAGTAAAAATGTTAACCATGTCAAAAGCTAAGGAACAAGATTTCATCAATGAAGTTGCTACAATCGGAAGGATTCACCATGTTAATGTGGTACGACTTGTTGGATTTTGTGTAGAAAGATCAAAATGGGCTCTTATATATGATTTCATGCCAAACGGGTCTCTTGATAAGTTCATCTTTTTTGATGGAGAAAAGAGTGCTCCTTTGAGTTGGGATAGATTATATATGATTGCACTTGGAGTAGGACGTGGAATTGAATATTTACATCAAGGGTGTGACATGCAAATTCTACATTTTGATATCAAGCCccacaatattcttttggatgaaAACTTTACTCCAAAAGTTTCAGATTTTGGACTTGCTAAATTATATTCAACAGATGAAAGTGTTGTATCCCTCACTGCAGCCCGAGGAACATTAGGATATATTGCTCCggagttgttttataaaaacattggaGGAGTATCATATAAAGctgatgtttatagttttggaatgttatTGATGGAAATAGTAGGAAAGCGGAGGCACATGAGTGTTCATGAGGAGAATCTCAGTGAAATATTCTTCCCATCATGGATTCATGACAAAATCAAACAGGGAGAAGATATTGAAATTGGTGATGCCAAAGAAGAAGATATGAAATATATGAAAAAGATGGTCATCGTTGCATTATGGTGTGTGCAAATGAAGCCCACAGACCGGCCTTCCATGAGCAAAGCACTGGAGATGCTGGAAGGTGAGGTTGAACTCTTGCAAATGCCTCCTAAGCCTACTCTTTATTCTCATGAAATGTCAGCTGAAGACCGGGAGAACAGTCCAATTGGTGTACCATTTTCCTCATGCAATGGTAATATTACATTTAGCCTAGATGGAAGGTAACTTACACAGTATCTACTTGtagactctctctctctccctccccccctctctctatatatgtataAGCTAGGCAGTATGGAGCCTTGTTCCCTTTCTTTTCGGATTCTAAGGTATATACCCAAAGTCTGAATAAAATATGGAAACtaacattgaatttttttcttatgataGAATTCATTGTAAttccttattatttatttattatacatatatagtcATCTCTTGTGTGCATTACGACGACTGCAAAATGAATTGCGAAGTTGTAATGTTCAGTCTTTAGTATGTGGAGGCAGGAAACAGAGGCTTGGTGGTGGAGCTAAAGGCAGAGAAATACTGTTTGCATCATTCGTAAGGAGAACCAAAGAGGAATTCTTCATGGGATTGAGAGAACTCAGATCCTATCCATTTGGTTGTTTAGATGacttagaaaaaagaaaagaaatcagaaCATTGAATTCTAAACTTCCATTAATAAGATCCCCAAACCTCTCTCACAGAGCCTACCTAATAGAACACTTGGCTTGATTGAATTGAACTTGactcaaactttatttttccCACCAGCATTTCCCATGTTCTTTCTTCATCCAAATCGAGGAAAATGTAATATTTCTCCATAATTTTAAAAGCAGATTAGCATCTTAAAGATGAGGCTTTTTAAAGTTATCCCCTTAACATGATTAAAGTATAGTAGTTGGACCCTCACGGAATCTCATACATAGTTTTAATATATATCCACACTTTACTTGTAGCTAAACTTTTTATATCCTAATTTTTTGAGGTTGCTATAATCCCACTACTCATCTTCCTGTTCTTACTTTTTGAGGCACCATCCCTCCGTTTAATGTTCactctaaaacttgttttaaatatgGTTTTCATTTACTTCATTGCTTCAACCTGTTGTACAATAGGGGTTGGTTGGTGTATGAGACATCATTTAAAATTGTAAACTAATAAAGTTTGGTTGTAAGATCAACTATTTCAGTTATAATAAGATATAAAGGTATCTCATTTTACTtctaatcaaattttattttttttcattgtagcaACTAGGAGATCATGTTTTGAGATACAGCAAATGTTAAAGGTACTTCACTCTACTAAAGTCCCACTACATTAAAGAAAGATGGTTAGAAAAGATTCTGCatgataaatttcaaaattagagaAGAATCTTGATTTATGTCATATATTGCATGGTAATAAGGGTAATCACATTTTAGGTTTCATTTTAGCACTAAACATACTAGCTTCTCCACACTTTAATTGTATGCTACCTTGAATATGTTTAGTTTTcacatattttctatttattcattgatgtttatagttattcttataaataataatgatctTGGAAACTTTTTGGAACTTTCGGGAGGCAAGAATGAGTATGAGTAGAGCTGAAGGATCAAATTTGCTTAGAGATCAATGATATGATCTTATTTGAGTCAATCAAAAGTGATTAGGCTAGTTGAAGCTATgatgaatatatatttaaattctaGATTCTTTAAATATCAATCTCATCATTTTTTAGAAGATTTGGACACCATTTacttatgcaaaaaaaaaaaaaaaaaaaaaaagaaatattggtGAAAATAGGAAATGTGTTGAAGGAGGTGaggagttttctagaaaaacaCGCCATGATAGCACCATTTTCTCCATCACTACCTTCATTTTTTGTTGGAACTTCGAAAATGTGTgagactttttcttttcttttctttgcttaGCTCACTATTGGATTTCCTACCTTATTTTTGATACCTTCATGTGGCATACCACTCAGAGGAACATAAGAGAACCTATGTAAAGGAATTTTCCCATTGATGAAAGGGGCACTTGAGAGGGCCCATGATAGGaatcttttcttcaacttcCAACTTTGGGATTGCTACTATAACttcaatcataaaaatattttccagctttaaagagttttttttttttttttttaatgtattaaacAACATTTTCTTGATTGTGTTTGCATTTAGCTACGTTTACTCTCTAATTTTATACAACTTTGAAGCTTAAtcttaaatttcaataattattgtttcttgttctatttttgttttttagtttaaattttttgagtGGTTTTTTCCTAAGGAGAAAAGGGTCCTTATATGATTGATACCATAAATTGCATGGTAATGAGGATAAAAATCATATCTCAAGGTtcatttatgcattaaatgcaaCCCCAAACTAGTCAATTGTATGCTACCTTGTGTATGCTTGGttttctcacattttcattAGTTATTGATGTTTACAACTATTTTCATAAAGTAGCTATGATCTTGAAAACCTCTTGGGACATCCAAAATGCAAGAGTGGGATATGAGTGGAGTTGAAGGACCAAAGTGACATAAAAATCAATGTTGTAGTCCTATTTTAACCCATCAAAAGTTTGAGGACAGTTGCGGGGGtttaaaaatatccaaaagagtttaattaaattttgttaaattgtaGACTTTTCTAATatcaatatcattattatttacaagATTTGGAAATTGTATATTTATGTGgacaaatcaagaaaaattagtgaaaaataGACAAAATGTTGATAGAGCTTA
It encodes:
- the LOC117933658 gene encoding rust resistance kinase Lr10-like; the encoded protein is MIINSCLKMVLPLFFLFLRLSAEIGANQDECKVPSCSPHGPAIKFPFRRKDQPYHCGYLGFEISCTEKKQTILELPYSVKLSVDKINYKSREIVVHDPDFCLQRQLQNLTLSASPFQFKVDSSIFESWTDDFTFFSCSSDTREYEFPFTLIPCRSRFLHENPVYAVRSFMQLDWLDLSSCHKLYNLSLSDGIVDGKKFSLTWSESICGNCEKAGQKCRLKSNSKGPETECIPKQVKGVKEKILIAGVILGFFVLVFVIIILHRVYRSNESKRENIVRIEKFLEDYKALKPSRYSYNDIKKLTNHFKDKLGQGGYGTVYKGKLSNEVLVAIKILNDSKGNGEEFINEVGTIGRIHHVNVVRLVGFCADGVKRALIYEFLPNESLEKFIFSTSVKAYSLGWEKLQDIAIGIAKGIEYLHQGCDQRILHFDIKPHNILLDENFNPKISDFGLAKLCSKDQSAVSMTVARGTMGYIAPEVLSRNFGNASYKSDVYSFGMLLLEMVGGRKNIDVTMETNQVYFPEWVYNQLDQGEDVHIRIEEEGDIKIAKKLTIVGLWCIQWYPIDRPSMKVVVQMLEREGENLTIPPNPFASIGSTGGNIRRRKKSLQQELTIISE
- the LOC117933656 gene encoding LEAF RUST 10 DISEASE-RESISTANCE LOCUS RECEPTOR-LIKE PROTEIN KINASE-like 2.3, producing the protein MMEKESKVVGVGLIILLHVWFLSICVATETKACRSSCGDIQISDPFRLEGDSTGCGYPEYELACKNNRTILDGKYYVKEINYNNYTIRVVVLGIEKGNCFSTPLYSLAPYNYRFESGFGHNTIVLMNCTRQISDQNYIPITPCNTSTNGSSPSSPSYAYALVGNSKQVGDLPYSCTFGTTVITGKLQAVSEPPIRSMSDVQQSLLMGVELSFLGFRCRECAKGLLCYANISNNTIQCFTWHTRKYWLKFLKDDVLVPVVSFFTRAFFRSPFTIQGLKNYLVQNLGSYDSRTVVIGAWFLQKTVIIIIGGRTVIGISCLLGYLIYKFRRRHLSADDNIEEFLRTHQNLQPIRYSYSHLKKMTNNFKSKLGQGGFASVYKGKLRSGHIVAVKMLTMSKAKEQDFINEVATIGRIHHVNVVRLVGFCVERSKWALIYDFMPNGSLDKFIFFDGEKSAPLSWDRLYMIALGVGRGIEYLHQGCDMQILHFDIKPHNILLDENFTPKVSDFGLAKLYSTDESVVSLTAARGTLGYIAPELFYKNIGGVSYKADVYSFGMLLMEIVGKRRHMSVHEENLSEIFFPSWIHDKIKQGEDIEIGDAKEEDMKYMKKMVIVALWCVQMKPTDRPSMSKALEMLEGEVELLQMPPKPTLYSHEMSAEDRENSPIGVPFSSCNGNITFSLDGR